In Vespa velutina chromosome 1, iVesVel2.1, whole genome shotgun sequence, the genomic stretch GCGTATTAATATTACCAATTTTTAACTTTcgtcgtttatatattattctttgtcATGCGAATGGTACAATTTTGTGCATCAAAATGGATAgtgcaattttatatattacaacaataaataaagtgaaagataatttataattgtgcATTAGTATAAATTTACATGGCTCATAATTGTTATGGGAAAACAATTAGTTCATAATAGTGTAATTGTGTGATCAATGAACGAGTGATAAACTTATAcattaacataatatatatattaattttaccatCACCCTATTtaggattatttattatttagcaAAATGACTTCGATGTTTGATCAATATGAGCAAGCATCTCAAAGATCCAAACAAGTAGTACCTCCACCGATTCGAACAGATATTGTAAGTTGGatctatttaattatctaaatttaatatattttcatatttataaataattatttacagagCACAGCTGGAtttattcaaatgaaattacaAGATGATGGTCCAATAttcacaaaacaaaaaatcaacTTTTCACCTtctgataaaattattcaccTTGTAGTCAgtagtaatttaattataatagctATGGCTAATAATGTTCTTCTTCGTATCGATATGAAACAACCCGACAAAGtagaaggtatatatatatatatgtatatatatatatatatatatataattgtatatataattgtataattttattttaaatacatctaaaaaattccttttaattatagaaattgACATTTCGAAATATGCAGTAGGCATGAAGATGTCAAATCTATTTTTGGATCCTTTAGGTTATCATTTGTTAATAACATTGACTCCAAAGAATGGAGATAATCCTCCatcagaattattatatttacacagGAAGACAACCAAATTAAAACAAGTATGATCAGATAAAAGTTAATTacatcattatatattaataatttgatataatacataatgttTTACATACAATTTATCTTTAGGCTGGTAAGTTCAAAGGCCATGAAATTACTGCGGTTGGATGGAACTTTTCAAATACTTCAGAAACAGTAACAGGACCTATTCTTCTTGGTACTTCAAAAGGTTTAATTTTTGAAACAGAAATTAGCGATggtgataaaatatttaacacaaGCTTGGAACAGTATTGGCGACAGGTAAATTGGGAtaactttatttaattttttttttctcttattatgtCATTAGTATTACAATAGATCAACATAATGTTATAGTGCGTTagctttttttattccataattcattatttccaAAGCTTCCTAACTATTTACCTCTTTATGGTGCTAAGGAGGTAGAAGGATTGGTAAGTTGGAAATGTCTTAAAAAAGCATGTACATGATGTATTCATTCATCAaagctataataattatatttgatattgatagaaataataacatattttaatattaaacttttatttcttcaggTATTTGATATAGGAAAGAATAGTAAACCTCCAATTACTGGTTTAGAATTTCATAAGATACCTAACTCTGATAAATACATGATTATTGTAACTACAATTATGCGTATTTATCAATTCATTGGATCAGTACAAAATCCTGATGAAAAGCCATTATTGCAAcaagtatttaataaatatttaaatgtacaaGGTAAGCAGATgtcgagattttttttatttatgcgtatctaattaaataataattcttcaaattGTATAGAAAGTTTTGTGGAAGTTGTAAGTCTTTTAACTTACtcgaaattacaatttttctatccATCGCTTGGTGCATTACCGAAATCATTCGGTTGGTTGACCGAGACTGGTATATTGCATGCACATGTAAGTACTTAACGTtaacaaattgataaattatataatataaaaaataaaacatattcttttatttttatttatttattcttttttttttttttttttccatactaGATAGACCCAAACTTATCAGATCCAAAAAGTGCATTGACAAAGCAACAGATGATAACATGTCCAGAAGCAAGTCTTATGGGAAATAGCAAATCTCATACTTATACCGCACCACTTTCTTTCGTATTAACGGAATTTCATGCTTTGTTACTTTATCCAGATCGTGTGAAGGgcatatcgttattaaatcaAGATCTTATttttgaagatatatataacgatgtatatactattaatatatggattatattttgtatcatttaatattatctttttttttttttaataatatatttttcaatctaGACAGTTGAAAAGTTACTCAATATTGTGAAAGATCCGATAAATCGTAGTGTCTGGGCTTACAGTGAAAGAGCAGtctttaaatataaagtaacTAAGGAAGATAGAAATGTTTGGCAGGTATAAATCTTtctctattaatatataataattattagatcgtatatatgtatatatatatatatatatatcgatcgtatCTATATAGCGATGATATTTGTCATAGGTTTATCTAGACAAAGGAGAATTTGAACTAGCTAAACAATATTGCAAAGATAATCCTGCATACATTGATCAAGTACTTGTGAAACAAGCtgaaatgttatttaaaaatcaacaGTAAATTAAactcaaattttcttttcttatttatttattaatattcgcaTAGTAATGTTATCATCTTGTTTTTAGATATGAGGAAAGTGCTTTAATATATGCGGACACTCATTCATCGtttgaagaaatttcattgaaatttcttcAGGAGTGGCAGATAGaagcattgaaaatatttttgaaaaaggtaataataaatttcatctcatctcttatttttgtttgttttaattattgttatattattttatataataaatagatatacgaatttattaataatttatttttcataatattttagaaactCGACGGTTTGAAATCTCAGGATAAGACTCAAATAACAATGATTGTTGTATGggtaatagaattatttatgaGTCAAATGGGAGAAGTAAGAAGCAATGATAGCTCATATATTCATAATCCACAGTATATAGCATTGCAAAAACAATTTGATAGTTTTCTTGCTATGCAAAAAGTTGAggtatgttttttcttttttcttcttttttttttttttttttttttttttttaattagttaaaataaatagttatctatataatatttctatgaaagattcttaatttgtttttttttcctttttttttttttttttacaggagTGTATAAAGAGAAATCGTAAAACAATTTATGAGTTAATGTCAAGTCATggggataaagaaaatttaatgcgTTTAACGATAATGCATAGTAATTACGAGGAAGTAATAAGACaacatttgtataaaaataattatttagaagCCCTTGAAGTATTAAAAAGTCAAAccaataaagatttattttatcaattctcTGGTACTTTGTTACAAGAATTGCCACGTCCTACTGTGACTGCTTTAATTTCACAAGGATCTTTATTGAAACCATCAAAGTTGCTTCCAGCTTTAGTATCTTGTAACTGTGATGAAAAACACGTAAGAAgctttaaaatcatttaaattatattctatgaAAGTATGGAGaggtttttatattatatcaatattaatattttctttttacattgtGTCTAGGCTAAAGAAATTATCAGATATTTAGAATTTTGCGTATACAAACAAAGTTGCCAGGAACAAgcaattcataattttttactttcactgTACGCACGttataaagaggaagaagtcATGCGTTACATTAGCTCACaaggtatatattatatcatgtataaatattatttatctttcatactcttttctttcaatataatcatatttttcttctttttttttttttttaaggccAATATATAAGTATGGTACATTATGATGTACATTATGCCTTAAGATTGTGTCAGGAGGCTGGTTTAACAGAGGCATGTGTTCAATTATCGGCTTTGCTTGGTTTGTGGACAAGAGCAGTAGATTTGGCATTAACAATTAAAGTTGATCTTGCTAAACAAATTGCATCTATGCCCTCTGAACGGGATGATACTTTACGTAAAAAATTATGGTTAAAAATaggtaatacatataaattgtttCTAATCTTTTATTGTGttgtattttcaatgaatattttttttattcttatttcatctttttttttttttttttttttttttgctgaaCACGTAGTGCGTGAAAAGAATGATATACAACAAGTGATGGAATTTTTACAACAATGCGATTTAGTTAGGATAGAAGATATTTTACCATTCTTTTCGGACTTCGTTACAATagatcattttaaagatgCCATTTGTAAATCCTTACAGGTAAAAACTTTAATGTATAGAATTGTAATTGGTAAGAACAtgcgttattttttttttttttctattattcaaaTAGGATTATAATCGACATATTCAAGATCtcaaagaagaaatggaagaggCAACAAAATCAGCTGAAGTTATTAGAAAGGATATACAAGCTTTTAGAACGAGGTACGTTATacatatcaatataatattataagatgaaaaatgaaatattataaatgtaaatatataattgtaattaattttataggtGCACTTTTGTAGATGCAAGAGATACATGCAATTCTTGTGATATTCAACTTTTATTAAGGCCTTTTTATGTATTTCCTTGTGGGCATAGATTTCACAGTGACTGTCTTGTTGCCGCATTAACACCCATGTTATCAATGGATCAACGAACAAAACTTGCCGATCTTCAACGTCAACTTACAGCCATTTCAAATAAATCTGAAGATACAACATCAATTGGAATGGTATCTCTATCAATTAAAGATCAAATTAAAGCTGATATAGACGAATTGGTAGCTTCAGAATGTTTATACTGTGGAGAACTTATGATAGAGTAAGTTGTTCCTTTATCaattatagtatatttattattgctctttttttttttttttttttttttaattaggatCTGGTaagtttgtaaaatattatatttcagatCAATTGATAAGCCAtttatagaagaagaagattatgaAAGAGTAATGAGAGAATGGGCATAAATGCAATGAAGGTAATAATATGtctagtaaaatatataaaggtgATGTGCGccttgtttaaatattatctattcgtAATTTGTACACTGAAAtaggtaaatatttttaatgcattttatttataaagaagatatatttatgaGAGAAGAGTAATGAAATACTACATGTTTTTAAACCCGATTTgcaatttatttgtatactgcgtatatttctttcttgttttttttttttgttttttttttttttggccaggaataaattgtataaatgtataaaagtcTACCTCTGTACTTAATATaggtattataatttttaacatgaaacaatgcaaagagaaaaaaatcttatatttaagtgatattaatttaaaattttccacatattattaaaattagtcTTCTAagtatttgttataaatgCTTCtgcttttttattacgtttacTAACAGATTTATttccataaatataataacgtaagGGTTTGTTCGACCATTCAGGACCACAGCTATCGATACCTATTCTTGCGCACTTaacaattttgattttttcttgaaatgaATCATCTTCTATCCAAAGACCTTTCCAGGTACACagtgaatatttattatgactTTTATGCAATTGGAAAGACATACAAAGTTTTGAAGGCCCATTACACAATTCATGTACTTTCAAGTCTTTAATAGTTCCTTTAgacatatttgatttttttttcaagattcgCTGATTACTCATGTACTCAGTGCCTTCTAAAGGATCAAGAGCTCTTATCAGCACAGCACTGCCATCACCTAAAATCTTACCAAGATATTCTTTTTGAtggaatatcaaaaatattatcaataattatatggTATATGTATTAGCTTCGTTGTCTCTATTATATTCACTAACATTAGGATTtcctaatatataataacgagatAATTTAATTGGTTGTTTCTCTGACAAACTTTCAATATGTACAGGTGGTACCGTTACAATAGTAATAGATTTTATACATGAATCATGTTCTATccataaattattacaattatagatatatttttgattgaaTTCATCTTCATCAATAACAAATGCAgtacaaattttaaatgaattattgcAAAGATCGGTcgttttaatttgtttaacattctttacaatttctttttcctttttattttctttaacgtGCATATTTCTGAGTAATTCCATATAATCAAGACCAAGTAAAGGTTCCACAGCTTTGATTAATACATAACCATCGgattctaaatatttatttaaaattgtttttcaaagtaataatttatattaataattattaactcaCCTTGACTTGATATGttgaaacaataatacatcccataagtcatatatatataaattgtgcCAGGTGACATATACATTGGTATATTACGAGGTGTAACTTTATTTTGATAAGAATGAGAAGCTTTATCAACTGCACCTAAATAACCTTCAGTTTCTACAATTCTACCTTTTAATATCGTTCCATTTTCTAAGCGACGAACAAGTACTtttcctattattatataaaaataaaattttaggttggaaactatgaaacgggcgttgaatgaaaataaataactaaacaaaaacgtccgtttcatagtttccaacctaatacatatatatatatatatatatatatgtatgtattttaaaaatgtgcttttacaaattaaattaattacctAAAAGATGTTGAGCAAGTTGTTCGCAAGGTGTatcaaaaaattcaaatggaAGCCGAGacgaagatatttctttttcccaagGTGTAACAGGTGGATCCtctaattgttttaattcctctttcatcattttcaaATCCACTATcgctcttatttttttccttgtaacatttttattatccgtATGTGATATTTctacgatttctttctttcctaagATAGAATAGATTTTAGAAgaataaagattttcttttttttcttttttgttttttttttttttttttttatgagtacaaagagaaagtttaattatttaattttcataattcgaTTACCCTCAAAATCCtttaatttaatcgtatctaaagatttatcattttcatttcgcaatactttcaaatttattttagacCTTTTAATTTCCTTATCCTTAGGTTGAAGTACCTCGACGaaattctaaaaattattatgagaaattataaataaatacaaaagtaatcgaaaataatatcatcaataaaatcattgaaaataatattaataatattaattaaaaaattaaagaacatTACCTGTTCAGTTTTCGTAACCATAGCTGTTTcacaaatatcattttcattgtgattaattttattatcaacagtattaattctttttgttcgtttcatCGAGGAATCGTTATATattgaacaaaattttctattatcgttaattcttcgttttgtatattctattagaaaataattcaattaaagatattaattaattcgtttaaacgaatttataagattgtgattttcttcgattaaaatataaaaatatctttgaagttggacaaaagagagataaacgtCAAACGTCAGTGTTACCAccattaaaatagaaaaatcaaaaatatattaagataattttaCTAAATATCTACAATTAAGTAGATCTCACGATGGcggtaaatattaaaaaagagatcTCAAACAATTTGTTGTGTTCTAATTGTAAAGATTCAACACTTTGCaaaacttttctctccttttttttttcctctttttcttttcttttcttacattgttatatcataataaaactATACATACGATGCAAGATGTTATTCAATGTTCTGTAATTAATCAAACGTTGTAGAATTTCATTAATAGACGACatgtatttgtaatatattacgaTATCGTATACTGGATCAAAAAAGACGGGAAGAAACTTTTGTTAGGTTATGTACAATGAAACTTTTTCCCTGACACGACGATCAAATTCGAATAACATAAGAgagaataattcatatttcaaATGTCTTTAAAATCGATACCAAgggacaataataataattacataattacaacgaacaatattaattttatttttaaacattaaataaatgcATTTATATTGGCTACATTTCTTTCAAAAGTGTGAAGTAAGAAGCTGCCGTATTGAAGACCTAGAagaacgtttataaatatttctaatgaaatactttattatttatttaaaagagagagagagagagagagagagagagatgaaaaaaaaaacaagaaaaacaaaagaaatcgaCTTCCgtttgtagaaaaaaataaaaaaataaataaataaaaataaataaataaatagaaatcagaataaaataaaaaacgtaaGTAAATACCTTAGTAAGAGTTTGAAGGGataaaactttaaatattGCCGCGTTTACGCAACAATAAGTTTGTGCTCTGATAATAATCAGACAGAGGTCCTTCCGATACGTCGTTGGTAAATTATACCAAGGTATgtcgaaataaatcgaatctGCTATTTTGATGCTCTCTTGAACAAGTAATTCGGCGGGCCAACACCAAATTAACAATTGTATCATCATCGAGCATAgataagaaatgaattttattaaatctagCCCAGAAGCACCGTACATTACGGAATAACCGCTCAAACAAATTTCTAATCCGCTCGTCAAAAGTTGTACAAATATTATGGGACTTATtaaatcgttcgtttctttaacCACACTGCGaataagaaattaacaaaCGAATAATCGAGAATGTTTCTttgaattctttaaaaaaaaaaaaaattactttttgtcccttttttttttcttttttttttttttcaaatgcaaCAGCGTAAATTgtgtacattatatatgtatatgtgtgtgtgtgtatatatatatatatgtatatatatatatatgtacaacgattcatttttctctttacattaTCATTCGTTGGTGATGCTCAATGCTTTTCTTTATCTGACATTTTAGCTTCACGGAAATCGTATTGTCCTTTATCAAAGCTTGACCGACATTCCTTCCAATACTGCGGAACCATGCttgaattaatttgaattgaccgcatatatgtaatatcaagGTCATCATAGTAGCGTCCAAACCGATAATTCCGGCACAACAGATAACCGATGCCAATATCTGACATATAAAGGCAATCTCAAAGCTTGGAGACTGTAAAGCTTTTGGTCCGTACCTggatttgtaaatattacgacatatctaaatatttacatataatcagcaataataataactatacaataataataataatatttcttgacACAGATATAGATCGTTGAAAGGAAACGGGACAAGAATAGATTCCATTGgtcgagagaaggaaaaatattttctttcttttttttttttttttttttttaaatagaccaggattatttttattaccataCTTCGAACGGCATATGATAAATCATTTCGGTTTGGTTGCCTTTCGAGTGACCCTCTTTAATCCGAATTATCACGGCCACGATTGTGAATGTCATAACGTTGCATATACCAGAAAAAAGGAAGCCCATTGTTAATATTCTAGCTTTGCCAGCTAGATCCTCGTagcattttctattattcgtaTCATTGGACATGTACCAACAATTCCTTATATCCTtgtataatttcaatgatatttttcttctggcCAATAAGTAAATCATTTTGAACAGTAGCTGACCGACTGTCGTAGATACGCAACCTACACCTAGTAAAGTaggaaattattattccaatcttatctatgtacatataactatgcatatatatatatatatatatatatatgtatatatgtatgtacatacacatgcatattaattgattgactctcatattgtttaaaattaaCTCATTCAAAAAGTTCAATCCAACTTACCTGTCAATACTTCTATATCTCCccaattcattattatcgccaAAATCTCTGGCACGAGAACACTGCTGACAGCTGTCAAAGCAAAGAATACGCGAAAGTAAGCGAAGGACTTTTTCatcattatactttttttctcctcgatCGGCCATATTCCAACGATATTGCATAAAATCTTATTGGGAAGTATGTAATAATCTATCGTATTACATTCGAGCGTTTGCCTTTTCATTACGAtcctttgaatttttatatatagatatattaatacatatatatattattattattttcttcctttttatttttcaatttacgtCAATCTATATTGAAATACACGAACGATGATAGTCTCATTGATGACAGAGAAGCTAGCTTGTAATCAGTACCGTGAATCTCTAAAAgacttgaaaagaaaatgacaggATATCTCAGAGGTAGCGAACGTACACAAACGAACTGCTGGCTTTTGTGCTTTCCCCCTATCAATCGGTGTTACtttacaatattaatgattCCACTCTGTTCGACCACTTGTTTATTcccttcgttctctctctctctctctctctctctctctctctctctctctctctctctctatcttttcctttctctcgttaAACGAGCTGATGTGAAGAAACATAAGATATAGAGTACCGATACTGTTATCAGCCATTCGACTTGtacttcattaatatttaacgaaagactccagaaagaatataaagggAATaatgtattctctctctctctctctctctctttctcttttctttttatctcatgCTTGAATTATACCGTCTTTGTGCTATACTTCGTCGTATGATCGTGACAACATATCGTGActaaaagtaagagagaaactGGAGGATGTGAAATCGTGTTAAGAGTAATCCAAGACGATTCTCGACAAAGGTATGGAATtggtttgaagaaaaaaaaaaaaaaagaaaaaaaaaaaaaaaaaaaaacaaaattttcatatagCGTTACCTGagcgtaatataaaaattctacatGATAACATTTCTTAGGCAAAAAAGAGTTTTCGTGATAAGCGATCATTCGTTTGTCGTATGACTAATGTCACTTTTCATTGTCGACGGAGCTATCGtagtaatatttcaaaagatgcaaatgaaatttacgttcttttcatttcgatgTTGATTAAGATAACCAGAGAAAACCAGATGTTACCAAAATTAACATGATTTATGATATTGTGTATATGTTGAGAAAATGAAGAGGAAAATTTTGGaatgattagaaattaattataatacaactATATtcgattgtaatattaaatatcattatcattatatttcttagaattaatattatcgttataattattatttacggtCAGTGTTGCGACAGTCTTTAgtttttaagtaaaatatcacattatattgtaaattataataattcttaattattaattcttaaattaatcgttaataactatggaaatgtatattattgacttctatttatatatatatatatatatatatatatatatatatatatatatatatatatatatatatatatattcatttatttattttaataaatccttTTATAGAATTTGAGGTGAATTACATTGAAAAGGAACACTttgatgttttatttattaatggacTTTTGAATTTCAAGAAGGCTCTTCCCTTTTGTTTCTGGTATAAAGTAGTAAACATAAGGGATACAGGTCATGACAATAAAACCGAACGTCCAGAAAACGACTTTCTCTTCGGTTAAGTCAAGAAATGGTTGAAAAGTTTTCGTTACAATGAAGGATAACAAAGCGTTTCCACATCCTAATAGAAGAGAGG encodes the following:
- the LOC124951890 gene encoding DNA-3-methyladenine glycosylase-like isoform X3 yields the protein MSSINEILQRLINYRTLNNILHQYTKRRINDNRKFCSIYNDSSMKRTKRINTVDNKINHNENDICETAMVTKTEQNFVEVLQPKDKEIKRSKINLKVLRNENDKSLDTIKLKDFEGKKEIVEISHTDNKNVTRKKIRAIVDLKMMKEELKQLEDPPVTPWEKEISSSRLPFEFFDTPCEQLAQHLLGKVLVRRLENGTILKGRIVETEGYLGAVDKASHSYQNKVTPRNIPMYMSPGTIYIYMTYGMYYCFNISSQGDGSAVLIRALDPLEGTEYMSNQRILKKKSNMSKGTIKDLKVHELCNGPSKLCMSFQLHKSHNKYSLCTWKGLWIEDDSFQEKIKIVKCARIGIDSCGPEWSNKPLRYYIYGNKSVSKRNKKAEAFITNT
- the LOC124951890 gene encoding DNA-3-methyladenine glycosylase-like isoform X1, with amino-acid sequence MSSINEILQRLINYRTLNNILHQYTKRRINDNRKFCSIYNDSSMKRTKRINTVDNKINHNENDICETAMVTKTEQNFVEVLQPKDKEIKRSKINLKVLRNENDKSLDTIKLKDFEGKKEIVEISHTDNKNVTRKKIRAIVDLKMMKEELKQLEDPPVTPWEKEISSSRLPFEFFDTPCEQLAQHLLGKVLVRRLENGTILKGRIVETEGYLGAVDKASHSYQNKVTPRNIPMYMSPGTIYIYMTYGMYYCFNISSQEYLGKILGDGSAVLIRALDPLEGTEYMSNQRILKKKSNMSKGTIKDLKVHELCNGPSKLCMSFQLHKSHNKYSLCTWKGLWIEDDSFQEKIKIVKCARIGIDSCGPEWSNKPLRYYIYGNKSVSKRNKKAEAFITNT
- the LOC124951890 gene encoding DNA-3-methyladenine glycosylase-like isoform X5 encodes the protein MKRTKRINTVDNKINHNENDICETAMVTKTEQNFVEVLQPKDKEIKRSKINLKVLRNENDKSLDTIKLKDFEGKKEIVEISHTDNKNVTRKKIRAIVDLKMMKEELKQLEDPPVTPWEKEISSSRLPFEFFDTPCEQLAQHLLGKVLVRRLENGTILKGRIVETEGYLGAVDKASHSYQNKVTPRNIPMYMSPGTIYIYMTYGMYYCFNISSQEYLGKILGDGSAVLIRALDPLEGTEYMSNQRILKKKSNMSKGTIKDLKVHELCNGPSKLCMSFQLHKSHNKYSLCTWKGLWIEDDSFQEKIKIVKCARIGIDSCGPEWSNKPLRYYIYGNKSVSKRNKKAEAFITNT
- the LOC124951890 gene encoding DNA-3-methyladenine glycosylase-like isoform X4, translated to MSSINEILQRLINYRTLNNILHQYTKRRINDNRKFCSIYNDSSMKRTKRINTVDNKINHNENDICETAMVTKTEQNFVEVLQPKDKEIKRSKINLKVLRNENDKSLDTIKLKDFEGKKEIVEISHTDNKNVTRKKIRAIVDLKMMKEELKQLEDPPVTPWEKEISSSRLPFEFFDTPCEQLAQHLLENGTILKGRIVETEGYLGAVDKASHSYQNKVTPRNIPMYMSPGTIYIYMTYGMYYCFNISSQEYLGKILGDGSAVLIRALDPLEGTEYMSNQRILKKKSNMSKGTIKDLKVHELCNGPSKLCMSFQLHKSHNKYSLCTWKGLWIEDDSFQEKIKIVKCARIGIDSCGPEWSNKPLRYYIYGNKSVSKRNKKAEAFITNT
- the LOC124951890 gene encoding DNA-3-methyladenine glycosylase-like isoform X2, which encodes MSSINEILQRLINYRTLNNILHQYTKRRINDNRKFCSIYNDSSMKRTKRINTVDNKINHNENDICETAMVTKTEQNFVEVLQPKDKEIKRSKINLKVLRNENDKSLDTIKLKDFEGKKEIVEISHTDNKNVTRKKIRAIVDLKMMKEELKQLEDPPVTPWEKEISSSRLPFEFFDTPCEQLAQHLLGKVLVRRLENGTILKGRIVETEGYLGAVDKASHSYQNKVTPRNIPMYMSPGTIYIYMTYGMYYCFNISSQESDGYVLIKAVEPLLGLDYMELLRNMHVKENKKEKEIVKNVKQIKTTDLCNNSFKICTAFVIDEDEFNQKYIYNCNNLWIEHDSCIKSITIVTVPPVHIESLSEKQPIKLSRYYILGNPNVSEYNRDNEANTYTI
- the LOC124951885 gene encoding odorant receptor 22c-like, which gives rise to MKRQTLECNTIDYYILPNKILCNIVGIWPIEEKKSIMMKKSFAYFRVFFALTAVSSVLVPEILAIIMNWGDIEVLTGVGCVSTTVGQLLFKMIYLLARRKISLKLYKDIRNCWYMSNDTNNRKCYEDLAGKARILTMGFLFSGICNVMTFTIVAVIIRIKEGHSKGNQTEMIYHMPFEVWYGPKALQSPSFEIAFICQILASVICCAGIIGLDATMMTLILHICGQFKLIQAWFRSIGRNVGQALIKDNTISVKLKCQIKKSIEHHQRMIIVVKETNDLISPIIFVQLLTSGLEICLSGYSVMYGASGLDLIKFISYLCSMMIQLLIWCWPAELLVQESIKIADSIYFDIPWYNLPTTYRKDLCLIIIRAQTYCCVNAAIFKVLSLQTLTKVFNTAASYFTLLKEM